TCTACGCACTTTCGACTCGCTTTATTTCCTAGGCAATAATTTTATTCTTCTTCCTTCTTTTCACGCTGCAGTAACGGTGTACGCTCCAGTTGTTCGATGAAGTTGCGTGATTTCAGACGGATCCCTGTTTGCTCTTCATAAATTGTCGTTACAATTTTTTTAATAAATTGCTTCGTTTGCGGTTTTAATTCCAGCTTGCCGACTTGCTCAATCGGCACCGTATAAAACATGCGAATCAGCTTGAGCTGCGTTGGTGATAACCGAATAATATACGGGTCCAAATGGAAACATCGATGACATATAAATCCGCCTTGTGTAAATGAAAATGCAAATTCCCCATCAACGGCCCCACACCCTGCACATGCATGCAAAATCGGCTGGATACCTGCAAACGGAAGCATTTTCCAATCTACAAACAATGTAATTGCTTCAGGATCATACCCTTCTTCAATTGCATTCAATGCCTGAATTAATATATCAAAAGCATAAGGTTCCGGTCTGCCTTCTTCAACGAGGCGATCCACTATTTCCACGATGTAG
This window of the Solibacillus isronensis genome carries:
- the recO gene encoding DNA repair protein RecO; this translates as MLHKWEGIVLKARAYGESNKIVTLMTREAGKVACMARGAKKPTSRLAGVTQTFMHGSFLVQRTSGMGTLQQGEHFNSMRHIQTDIVATAYASYIVEIVDRLVEEGRPEPYAFDILIQALNAIEEGYDPEAITLFVDWKMLPFAGIQPILHACAGCGAVDGEFAFSFTQGGFICHRCFHLDPYIIRLSPTQLKLIRMFYTVPIEQVGKLELKPQTKQFIKKIVTTIYEEQTGIRLKSRNFIEQLERTPLLQREKKEEE